GGCGAAAGTTCATTTCGATAAGGATTTTCGGGAGAGACGTGCGGTTACAGCTAGATACGGCATCTGACATAACCGTAATTAGTCGTGCGTTATGGCAGTGTTTGGGTCAGCCGCCGTTAAACGCCGCAAGTGTCTGCGCAAAGACCGCATCTGGTGATGCACTACAGCTCGATGGGGAATTCGAAGCGGAAATCACGCTCGCTGGCAAAAGAATGAACGCTACAGTCCGGGTTGCTCCAGCCGACGTGAAGCTGTTCGGCGCCGATCTGATCGAGCTTTTCGATCTCGGTTCCATACCCATGGACGCGTTCTGCAGCGTGATAGGGTCCGAACCCTTTGTGAAGAAGCCCGAAACCGAATACGTCATCGCCAGCCTCGAACTAGAAAACGACGTAAGATCTGTTGTGGTAAAAGCAATCGACTCATTCCCTCTTAATTTCAGAGACGTTgaacaacacacacagactGATCCCCTACTGCGGAAGGTGCACAAATACGTTCTCGAGGGCTGGCCACGCAATGAATCATTCGGAACAGCGCTATCGGCATTTCACAACCGAAAGGACGCTCTCTCAACGGTAGGAAGCTGCATTCTTTTTAAAGAGAGAGTGGTCATCCCCGAAAAGCTGCGACTTCGATGCCTAGAACAACTCCACGCAGGGCATCCGGGAATCCAGCGTATGAAGGCGATAGCACGCAGCTACATTTATTGGCCTTCATTAGATGGGGATATAGCCGACCGCGTAGCCAGCTGTACACCCTGTATGGCAGCTGCTAAATCACCTCCCATCGCCGAGCCACAGTCTTGGCCGAAACCGTCGAAGCCATGGGAGCGTGTACATATAGACTACGCCGGGCCAATAGAGGGTCACTACTTTCTTATCGTCGTTGACGCACTATCCAAGTGGCCCGAAATCGTTAAGACGTCAACCACAACCGCCATGACTACCATTTCAATTCTGCGAAATATTTTTGCACGTTTCGGTATGCCACGGAAGCTAGTCAGCGATAACGGGGCTCAATTCACCAGTGAAGCATTCAGCGATTTTTGTATCCACAATGGCATCGAACATGTTACCACGGCACCGTTTCATCCGCAGTCTAACGGACAGGCCGAACGATTCGTGGATACCTTCAAGCGCGCCCTACGTAAAATTCGAACGGATAGCGTTCCTCTCGAGGAAGCTCAGGAAACCTTCCTCTTATCCTATCGCTCGACACCGCATCTTGGCCTTGATGGGCGTACGCCGGCTGACATCATGTTCGGTCGAAACATTAGAACGTCTTTGGAGTTGCTACGCCCACCGTCATCGTTACAAACCGAACCTGCCCCTCCGCAAGCCAAAGAACCGTATAACGGAAGACAATTTCGGTTAGGAGATCCTGTATTCGCCAAAATGTTCCACCGAAATACCTGGAAATGGGTCGCCGGTAAGGTCTCCAAACGAATCGGCGACGTGATGTACGAAATCACGACGCATAACCGACAGACACATCGACGCCACGTGAACCAGCTTCGCAGGCGTGTATGTGATGGCTCGTATCTCGACAGCCATCCCAGTGATCAATTGCCGTCGGACCTTCTAGACGAGAGTCCGCGAAACGCGAATGCACCGGCAAACCAACGAAGGGCTTCAATTGATGAAGTGCCCTTACCGCATTCACCGGGTACATCGCAACCTCACCGCCAGAAGCCATCAATTCGCCTGGATCCATCAATCCGCTTAGATTCATCAATCCGTCAAAAGCCTACGTCCGCGGTTACCAGTCAACCAGCGGTTCATTCGCCACGCCGGTCTTCTAGGCTTAGAAGACTTCCGCGTAGGCTCGACGCGTATCGGCTCTATTAAAGAGGGGGAGATGTTGTGATCCAACCTGGCCGAGCTGATTAGACCAGTTGCTCGCCGTTGACAGTCAAGCTGTCAACGTGTCGATGTATAGGTGAAGGATCAGCTCGGCAGGTCAATGGGCCCTAcaccgaaaaagggaatggCGCAAATCCGCTTGGTGCGATCGGTcggtgtgcgcgcgcgagtcTAATTTTATaagttatattaaatatatgtAGTAACGTGTACCTTGTGTTATTGGAATGTTACTAGTAACGTAATATCACGACCGAAACATAAAAGAAATCACAATACATTTCTACTAATCTGTTGGCAAAAAACTTAAGCGTTATTATGAGACTCCAAGAGTTGTTCTGAGGGCGTTCTTGTTTCGCTGATAGCCTAGCACGTTGTGATGATATGGCAAGGTCAGCAAATCGTTTCCTGGAAATCCGGTTCAGTGCTACTCTCCTCCAGTCTCCAACCCAATCTTCGACAGGTTAAGTTCAACTTTAGCCCAGTGTATGCTGCATTTCGTGTCTTTGTCTGTATTTGAAGTATTCTGGATCGCAGGAGTTAGTGAAGTCCACAATTTTGCACAATTCCCTTCCAGATTTCATTGTTTAGCCCGTTAGCCGAAGTTACGATCTTACTAAGATAGCTGATCGACTTCGCACAATCATGTTGAATAACAAGCGGCAGGGACCGCCTCCTCACTACAATCCACGGTGTCCATCCATCAGTTGCTTTCAACAGCCGAATTAGATTATCATACTATTCTACAGCTTGGTCCAATTCGTGGTATCACAGGTCCCGTTGAAGCGGTGCTTGGGGAACTGATGTTCCTGGCATTTCTGAATGATATGCCGCTGAGTGTAGATATGGTTCTTGATGGATTTTCTTCCAAAAACTGCACAGGCGCAGCTCTGCGGTAGTGAATTCGTCACAAGATCTTGCAGCATTTAGGACTGTGATATCTCGGAAGTCCAGCCTGCCGCCTTTTTTGCGCACCGCACACATAATTCTGGGGAGTTCCCAAAATTTTTGCCTTTGTGCCAATGCAAACGAATGTGCAGCTACGCAACGACTTTTAAATCCGAACTTTCCAATAGTCCCTTGCGTGCAGATGAAAGCTCGTACCGCTGTACAAAAAGCGGTACTGCATCGTTTACTCCTCCATTGTCGATTATCAAGATCTATTCgcttttactttattttatgtAGAACGCATTGCTCGCAATGTTAAGCTTCATTCGTCACAGAATTAAAACTTATTTCGGcaatttatagcaaaagaGAATACTTTACGGAATCGCCCCTAAAGTGTCTTAACACTTTCATCAACGCATAGACATCAATACataataatgtaataaatCACTGTAGTCATTTGTCAGTTATCGTGTATCAAAATTTCGTGTATTTGGACCTTTACTATACATAATAATGAATGATTGTTCTATACGGTAAAGCTTACAGAAACAAACGCGCACGTATTAAGCAGGAAGAAATTAGACGC
The Anopheles moucheti chromosome 2, idAnoMoucSN_F20_07, whole genome shotgun sequence genome window above contains:
- the LOC128299110 gene encoding uncharacterized protein K02A2.6-like, which codes for MAAAKSPPIAEPQSWPKPSKPWERVHIDYAGPIEGHYFLIVVDALSKWPEIVKTSTTTAMTTISILRNIFARFGMPRKLVSDNGAQFTSEAFSDFCIHNGIEHVTTAPFHPQSNGQAERFVDTFKRALRKIRTDSVPLEEAQETFLLSYRSTPHLGLDGRTPADIMFGRNIRTSLELLRPPSSLQTEPAPPQAKEPYNGRQFRLGDPVFAKMFHRNTWKWVAEAINSPGSINPLRFINPSKAYVRGYQSTSGSFATPVF